In the genome of Metabacillus litoralis, the window TTCATTGCAGTCTATGCTACAGCCCTTAATAAATTTGATACAGGGGTGTTCGGCGTTGACAGCAAAAAGGTCTACACCAGATTTTATATTGGTTATTCTAACATTACTTCTTTTAACAATTGGACTAATCATGGTATATAGTGCAAGTGCAGTATGGGCAACATATAAGTTTGATGATTCCTTCTTTTTTGCGAAGCGCCAATTGTTATTTGCAGGTGTTGGTGTTATAGCCATGTTTTTTATTATGAACGTTGACTATTGGACATGGCGGACATGGTCAAAGATGTTAATTATCATTTGTTTTTTTCTTTTAATTGCAGTATTAATACCTGGCATAGGGATGGAGCGTAATGGTTCTCGAAGTTGGATTGGTGTTGGTGCATTTTCGATCCAGCCATCAGAGTTTATGAAATTGGCGATGATTGCTTTCTTAGCAAAATTTCTATCAGAAAATCAAAAGAAAATTACCTCGTTTAAAAAGGGGTTAGTCCCTTCTCTTGGACTCGTTTTCACTGCATTTGGGATCATTATGCTTCAGCCTGACTTAGGAACAGGGACAGTTATGGTGGGGACATGTATTGTGATGATATTTGTTTCGGGAGCTAGAGTGGTCCATTTTGCTTGGCTAGGCCTTTTAGGTGTTGCGGGATTTGTTGCTCTTGTTCTTTCAGCACCATACAGAATTAAAAGGATTACATCATTTTTAGATCCATGGGAAGATCCACTAGGTAGTGGATTTCAAATCATTCAATCTTTGTATGCAATTGGTCCTGGAGGTCTTTTTGGTCAGGGGTTAGGACAAAGCAGGCAGAAATTCTTTTATTTACCTGAGCCACAAACTGACTTCATTTTTGCCATTTTAGCTGAAGAGCTTGGTTTTATTGGTGGGTCATTAGTTATATTATTGTTTGGTTTACTTTTATGGAGAGGGGTACGAATTGCTTTAGGAGCCCCTGATTTATATGGTAGCTTCCTGGCCATAGGAATTATAACAATGGTAGCTATTCAGGTTATGATTAACATTGGGGTTGTAACCGGGCTAATGCCTGTAACAGGTATTACTCTTCCGTTCTTAAGTTATGGAGGATCTTCCCTAACATTAATGTTAATGGCAATGGGTGTCTTATTAAATGTTAGTAGATACTCAAAGTATTAGGTTCATTAAGGCTAATTTTAGTTTCATTATAGGTTGTTTATCATATAAAATAGTAAGTATCGAGGCTGACGTTGGTAAGTGACAGACTAGGGGTTTTTAACCTCTAAGCAGTCCTTAAAAGGTCAGCCTTCATAGTTTTACATAGTGTTTCTAAACAACTACTAGTTTAATTGTAACCTAGTAGTTGAAAGTACGTACGAATTATTAGAAATCCATTCAAAGTGGGGGAACCAGCATGAAAGTAGTTGTAAGTGGTGGCGGAACTGGTGGTCATATCTATCCAGCACTGGCTCTAATAAATGAAATTAAAAAACATCATTCAGATGTAGAATTTCTATATATCGGTACAGAAAACGGACTTGAGCAAAATATTGTAAACAGAGCTAACATACCATTTAAATCTGTAGAAATATCCGGATTTAAAAGAAAAATCTCTTTTGAAAATGTGAAAACTGTTACAAGATTTCTTAAAGCAGTTTCTGTTAGTAAAAAATATTTAAAAGAGTTCAATGCAGATGTTGTTATTGGAACAGGAGGCTATGTTTGTGGACCTGTTGTTTATGCCGCGGCTAAAATGAAGATTCCAACAGTTATTCATGAACAAAATAGTTTACCTGGGATAACAAATAAGTTTTTGTCTCGATATGTTAACAAAGTTGCCATCTGTTTTGAAGAAGCAAGAAAACATTTTCCAGCACATAAGGTTGTATTAACCGGTAATCCTCGTGCTTCAGAGGTGCTGGGTCAAGATGCGGAAAAAGGGAGACATTCAGTCGGTTTGATTAAAGACAAAAAAACAGTGCTGATTTTCGGGGGAAGCAGGGGAGCTAAAGCTATTAATGAAGCTGTTTTAGAAATGATTCCATCTCTTGCTGAAAAACCGTATCAAATTGTTTATGTCACTGGTGAAGTACATTATGAAAAAGTAATGAATGAAGTAAAAAAAGGAAACAGTTCTGAGAACTTGATTATAAAACCATTTATACACAATATGCCTGAAGTATTAGCGGCAGTGGATTTAATTGTATCGAGAGCCGGAGCTACCTCTCTTGCAGAAATTACAGCATTGGGGTTACCTAGTATATTAATTCCAAGTCCTTATGTAACGGCTAATCATCAAGAAGTAAACGCAAGATCGTTAAGTGATCATCATGCAGCAATTATGCTGAAAGAGCAAGAATTGAATGGCGATATATTACTGTCGCAAATTGATGGAGTTTTACTTAATGAATTTAAGTTGAAAGAAATGAAGCAGGCATCAAAGAAATTAGGTCTTCCTGATGCTGCATTAAGACTTTATTCAGTCCTAAAGGAACTTTCTAAGTAACAACAGAGATAAACTGACCTGAGGAGGTAAATTATGACTACGTTATATGAGGCATTAAAAACTGCAGAAATTGGGAAAGTCCTTGTGGATGAACCATTAGCAAAACATACAACAATAAAAATAGGTGGCCCTGCAGATATCTTATTAGAACCTAGTGACAGTGAGAGCCTAAGTAAAGCGATAAAAATAATAAAACAATATGGAGCTAAATGGACAGTGATAGGAAGAGGCTCTAACCTTCTTGTTTCTGATAAAGGAATAGATGGGGTTGTAATTAAGCTAGGAATTGGAATCGATCACTTTGAGTTAGATGATGATGTTTTAACAGTTGGCGGAGGATATTCCATTGTAAAGCTTGCTACACTCATTAGTAGGAAGGGTTTATCAGGTTTGGAATTTGCCAGTGGTATTCCCGGTTCAATAGGTGGAGCTGTCTACATGAATGCAGGGGCACATGGCTCAGATATGTCAAAAATTCTGTTGAAGGCTCTAGTATTATTTGAAGATGGAACGATGGAATGGCTGACAAATGAAGAAATGGAGTTCTCTTATCGAACATCGATTCTTCAGGCGAAAAAACCAGGTATTTGTATAGAAGCAGTTCTACAACTTAAAAAGGGTGAAAAAGAAGAAATTGTTTCGATCATGCAAAAGAATAAAGATTACAGAAGAGAAACACAGCCTTGGAATTATCCTTGCGCAGGGAGCATCTTCAGGAATCCACTTCCTAATTATGCAGGTCAATTAGTTGAAGCAGCGGGTCTAAAAGGATATCAAATAGGTGGTGCTAAAGTTTCAGAGATGCACGGTAATTTTATTGTTAATGCTGGAGGAGCAACTGCTCAAGATGTATTGGATTTAATAAATTATATTAAAGAAACCATTCTCGAGAAGTATGATGTGACAATGGAAACTGAAGTTGAAATAATAGGTCGGAAATAGTCACATTACTCCCCATTATTTCCTTTTATTGTGTTATAATGTCTTTATAAAAATTGCTGAACAATTTTAGTTTATTCTTAAACGGCATTTTTAAATGCCGTTTCAGTGTGTAAGTGGGGAAAATCTTTTTAAATAGAAAGAATTTCATTACTACATACTGTGATGATTAGTACCATAACATTGTGCAAGAAATCTACCTAGAGAGAACTACTAGGGTGGGGTGAAAACGATTGGAGAAAAAGGTTGTTTCGTTAGAAGACCGCATACCAAAACTACAGCAGCAGCGAAAACAGAAGACTAATCGAAGACTTATTTCATTCCTTTCAATCTTTTTTCTATTAATTTTACTTGTTATCTATTTTCAGTCTCCCTTAAGTAAAGTCTCAAGTATAACAGTAAAAGGAAATGTACATGTTGAGTCGGAAAAGATCATTGAAATGAGTAAAATTACAACTTCTAATGGGTTTTGGAATATCAATACAACAAAGACTAGTCAGTTGGTTGAAGAGCATTTGCAAATAAAACAAGCCACTGTTGAAAAAAAGTTTCCTAACCATATTGTCTTGCAGGTTGATGAGTATGACAGTATTGCTTATCTAGAAGAGAATGGTGCATATAAGCCGATTCTTGAAAATGGACAAGTTCTAAAGGACCGTACTGTTAAAGTACCGGCAGATGCACCGGTGTTGATAAATTGGAATCAAGAGAAAGATGTTAATGAGATGATAAATGAGTTAAAAAAATTATCTCCTAGTATCTTAAATTCAATTTCAGAAATTCATCATACTCCTAATAAAACAGATCCTTGGTTAGTTCATCTTTATATGAATGATGGTTATGAAGTAATGGCATCTGTTCGTACCTTCTCAAAGAAAATGAATACTTACACTAAAATTGTAAGTCAGCTAGACGAGAACAGTAAAGGGATTATTCATCTGGAAGTAGGCTCTTATTTTGAATCTTATACACCGATAGAGTCAAAGGAAGAGGGGGATGAAGCTCAAGATGAAACTGAGGGGTAGTTATGTAATTTTTTCTCTCATTCTCTTAGTTGCGGGTTTTCTATTTTCATATTCTTATCAGCTGACAAGGGAAAGTAATCGAAATCAAGAGATAACCACCGAACAATGGGATAAAGAATATGAAATTAGGTCACAACTTATTTCAAAAGAAGAAATAAACCGGGATCTCCAAAAAGAACTTTTTGAAAAACAAGAAGAAGTGAAAGAAATTGAAGAATCTCTAAAGGATCAAAAACAGGTGTACTACAACCTTGTAGAAGATGTTGAAAAGTATCGTATGTATGTTGGTGATATAGCAGTTCAAGGTAAAGGGATACAAGTAATATTAGAAGATTCCTCTTACGTCCCTGAAGGAGAAAATGTAAACAATTATATCGTGCATGAGAGTCATTTGTTTAGTGTTATTAATGAACTGTATATCTCGGGAGCAGATGCTATCTCAATTAACGGTCAAAGGTTATCAAGTCATTCGTATATATATTGCAATGGCCCAGTTGTGACAGTTGATGGAAATCAGTTCCC includes:
- the spoVE gene encoding stage V sporulation protein E, producing the protein MLQPLINLIQGCSALTAKRSTPDFILVILTLLLLTIGLIMVYSASAVWATYKFDDSFFFAKRQLLFAGVGVIAMFFIMNVDYWTWRTWSKMLIIICFFLLIAVLIPGIGMERNGSRSWIGVGAFSIQPSEFMKLAMIAFLAKFLSENQKKITSFKKGLVPSLGLVFTAFGIIMLQPDLGTGTVMVGTCIVMIFVSGARVVHFAWLGLLGVAGFVALVLSAPYRIKRITSFLDPWEDPLGSGFQIIQSLYAIGPGGLFGQGLGQSRQKFFYLPEPQTDFIFAILAEELGFIGGSLVILLFGLLLWRGVRIALGAPDLYGSFLAIGIITMVAIQVMINIGVVTGLMPVTGITLPFLSYGGSSLTLMLMAMGVLLNVSRYSKY
- the murG gene encoding undecaprenyldiphospho-muramoylpentapeptide beta-N-acetylglucosaminyltransferase translates to MKVVVSGGGTGGHIYPALALINEIKKHHSDVEFLYIGTENGLEQNIVNRANIPFKSVEISGFKRKISFENVKTVTRFLKAVSVSKKYLKEFNADVVIGTGGYVCGPVVYAAAKMKIPTVIHEQNSLPGITNKFLSRYVNKVAICFEEARKHFPAHKVVLTGNPRASEVLGQDAEKGRHSVGLIKDKKTVLIFGGSRGAKAINEAVLEMIPSLAEKPYQIVYVTGEVHYEKVMNEVKKGNSSENLIIKPFIHNMPEVLAAVDLIVSRAGATSLAEITALGLPSILIPSPYVTANHQEVNARSLSDHHAAIMLKEQELNGDILLSQIDGVLLNEFKLKEMKQASKKLGLPDAALRLYSVLKELSK
- the murB gene encoding UDP-N-acetylmuramate dehydrogenase, whose translation is MTTLYEALKTAEIGKVLVDEPLAKHTTIKIGGPADILLEPSDSESLSKAIKIIKQYGAKWTVIGRGSNLLVSDKGIDGVVIKLGIGIDHFELDDDVLTVGGGYSIVKLATLISRKGLSGLEFASGIPGSIGGAVYMNAGAHGSDMSKILLKALVLFEDGTMEWLTNEEMEFSYRTSILQAKKPGICIEAVLQLKKGEKEEIVSIMQKNKDYRRETQPWNYPCAGSIFRNPLPNYAGQLVEAAGLKGYQIGGAKVSEMHGNFIVNAGGATAQDVLDLINYIKETILEKYDVTMETEVEIIGRK
- a CDS encoding cell division protein FtsQ/DivIB, with the protein product MEKKVVSLEDRIPKLQQQRKQKTNRRLISFLSIFFLLILLVIYFQSPLSKVSSITVKGNVHVESEKIIEMSKITTSNGFWNINTTKTSQLVEEHLQIKQATVEKKFPNHIVLQVDEYDSIAYLEENGAYKPILENGQVLKDRTVKVPADAPVLINWNQEKDVNEMINELKKLSPSILNSISEIHHTPNKTDPWLVHLYMNDGYEVMASVRTFSKKMNTYTKIVSQLDENSKGIIHLEVGSYFESYTPIESKEEGDEAQDETEG
- a CDS encoding DUF881 domain-containing protein encodes the protein MRGSYVIFSLILLVAGFLFSYSYQLTRESNRNQEITTEQWDKEYEIRSQLISKEEINRDLQKELFEKQEEVKEIEESLKDQKQVYYNLVEDVEKYRMYVGDIAVQGKGIQVILEDSSYVPEGENVNNYIVHESHLFSVINELYISGADAISINGQRLSSHSYIYCNGPVVTVDGNQFPAPFVISAIGDPNVLLPALNITGGIVDQLSYDNVVVTLEKRENIKMEPLLQEKKASS